The following proteins are encoded in a genomic region of Corallococcus silvisoli:
- a CDS encoding NmrA family NAD(P)-binding protein gives MSIVINTPNGNIGRPLVQKLLKAGRKVTIIARDPGKVADLAKLGAAVVKGSIDEKATLDAALKGAEALFWLSPPPARPDFFTWATDAARQAAAAVKAHGVQRVVVLSSVGAQNGAGTGPVSTLKPIEEAFQAAAPHVTSLRAGFFMENLLRDVHGLAKAGALYSVMSPERAFPMVAAADIASKAAEVLTDASWKGHRYVGVHGPKDLTYPEVARILTQVLGQPVKYVQVGLEDLRHGMTGAGLPGWMADTLTEMYGAIKEGRMDASEPRSLDTTTPTTLAEFAGAVLKPVVEQARAS, from the coding sequence ATGTCCATCGTCATCAACACCCCGAATGGCAACATCGGCCGTCCCCTCGTGCAGAAGCTGCTGAAGGCGGGCCGGAAGGTCACGATCATCGCCCGCGATCCAGGGAAGGTGGCGGACCTGGCGAAGCTGGGCGCGGCGGTGGTGAAGGGCTCCATCGACGAGAAGGCCACGCTGGACGCGGCGCTCAAGGGCGCGGAGGCGCTGTTCTGGCTGTCGCCCCCGCCGGCCCGGCCGGACTTCTTCACCTGGGCGACGGACGCGGCCCGGCAGGCGGCGGCCGCGGTGAAGGCGCACGGCGTGCAGCGCGTGGTGGTGCTCTCCAGCGTGGGCGCGCAGAACGGCGCGGGCACGGGCCCGGTGTCCACGCTCAAGCCCATCGAGGAGGCCTTCCAGGCGGCGGCGCCCCATGTCACCAGCCTGCGGGCGGGCTTCTTCATGGAGAACCTGCTGCGCGACGTGCACGGCCTGGCGAAGGCGGGCGCGCTCTACAGCGTCATGTCGCCGGAGCGGGCCTTCCCGATGGTGGCCGCGGCGGACATCGCGAGCAAGGCCGCGGAGGTCCTGACGGACGCGTCGTGGAAGGGCCACCGCTACGTGGGCGTGCACGGGCCCAAGGACCTCACCTATCCCGAGGTGGCCCGCATCCTCACGCAGGTGCTGGGGCAGCCCGTGAAGTACGTGCAGGTGGGGCTGGAGGACCTGCGCCACGGAATGACGGGCGCGGGCCTGCCGGGCTGGATGGCGGACACGCTCACGGAGATGTACGGCGCCATCAAGGAAGGCCGCATGGATGCGTCCGAGCCGCGCTCCCTGGACACGACCACGCCCACCACGCTGGCGGAGTTCGCCGGCGCCGTGCTCAAGCCGGTGGTGGAGCAGGCCCGCGCGTCGTAG
- a CDS encoding bifunctional acetate--CoA ligase family protein/GNAT family N-acetyltransferase, translating into MDEQRPASPPARTDPSIDLLHQRTRHPLEVLFAPRSVAVVGASERAGSVGRTVLWNLISSPFGGTVYPVNPRRPNVLGIKAWPSVRALPEAVDLAVIVTPAASVPDIIRECAEVGVKGAIILSAGFKETGSEGVKLEQEVLRLAQGANLRIIGPNCLGVMRPTGGFNATFAKGMARPGNVAFISQSGALLTSILDWSLREAVGFSAFVSVGSMLDVGWGDLIDYLADDPMTRSILIYMESIGDARAFLSAAREVALTKPIIVIKAGRTAQAAQAAASHTGTLAGSDEVLSAAFRRAGVLRVDSIEDLFHMAEVLARQPRPSGRRLTLLTNAGGPAVLATDALVSGGGELAVLSDTTRARLDGFLPPPWSHANPVDILGDADAERYAKALETTGADPNSDGLLVILTPQDMTEPTQTADRLKGYAKLPGKPVLASWMGGSEVAAGERILNDAGIPTFSYPDTAARVFNFMWRYSDNLAGLYETPTLAEEPTGGGRDVARALVDEARAAGRTLLSEYESKRLLATYGIPTVETWLATSEDEALEKARGLGFPVVLKLHSLTVTHKTDVGGVRLDLRDEAQVRQAYRAIRDALAERGLSDAFHGVTVQPMAKRDGYELILGSSLDAQFGPVLLFGAGGTLVEVFQDRALGLPPLNTTLARRMMERTRIHQALKGVRGQAPVDLGALERLMVRFSQLVVEQRFIRELDINPLLVSGERIVALDARVVLHPPGVTAAELPGLAIEPYPYQYAQWLTLKNGEQLMVRPIRPEDEPAMGRFHQALSEQTVFMRYAGLMKLSQRVAHERLARICFNDYAREMALVAERRSPDLKGSGEILAVGRLTRLRGTKDAEFAITVSDPAQRLGLGTELLRRLVDIGRDWGLRRIVADILTRNRAMQAVSKKLGFTLVEDTELAPDMVKAVKVLG; encoded by the coding sequence ATGGACGAGCAGCGCCCCGCCAGCCCCCCGGCCCGGACGGACCCCTCCATCGACCTGCTCCACCAGCGCACGCGCCATCCGCTGGAGGTCCTCTTCGCGCCCAGGAGCGTCGCGGTGGTGGGGGCGAGCGAGCGCGCCGGCAGCGTGGGCCGCACCGTGCTCTGGAACCTCATCAGCAGCCCGTTCGGCGGCACCGTCTACCCCGTCAACCCGCGGCGCCCCAACGTGCTCGGCATCAAGGCGTGGCCGTCCGTGCGCGCGCTGCCGGAGGCCGTGGACCTGGCCGTCATCGTCACGCCCGCGGCGTCGGTGCCGGACATCATCCGCGAGTGCGCGGAGGTCGGCGTCAAGGGCGCCATCATCCTCTCCGCGGGCTTCAAGGAGACCGGGTCGGAGGGCGTCAAGCTGGAGCAGGAGGTGCTCCGCCTCGCGCAGGGCGCGAACCTGCGCATCATCGGGCCCAACTGCCTGGGCGTGATGCGCCCCACGGGCGGCTTCAACGCCACGTTCGCGAAGGGCATGGCCCGGCCCGGAAACGTGGCCTTCATCAGCCAGTCCGGCGCGCTGCTCACCTCCATCCTCGACTGGAGCCTGCGCGAAGCCGTGGGCTTCAGCGCCTTCGTGTCCGTGGGCTCCATGCTGGACGTGGGGTGGGGCGACCTCATCGACTACCTCGCGGATGATCCGATGACGCGCTCCATCCTCATCTACATGGAGTCCATCGGCGACGCGCGCGCGTTCCTCTCCGCCGCGCGCGAGGTGGCCCTCACCAAGCCCATCATCGTCATCAAGGCCGGCCGCACCGCGCAGGCCGCGCAGGCCGCCGCGTCCCACACCGGCACGCTCGCCGGCAGCGACGAGGTGCTGAGCGCCGCCTTCCGCCGCGCGGGCGTCCTGCGCGTGGACTCCATCGAGGACCTGTTCCACATGGCGGAGGTGCTGGCCCGCCAGCCCCGGCCCTCCGGCCGCAGGCTCACGCTGCTCACCAACGCGGGCGGCCCCGCCGTGCTCGCCACCGACGCGCTCGTCTCCGGAGGCGGGGAGCTGGCCGTGCTGTCCGACACCACCCGCGCGCGGCTGGACGGCTTCCTGCCGCCCCCGTGGAGTCACGCCAACCCGGTGGACATCCTGGGGGACGCGGACGCGGAGCGCTACGCGAAGGCCCTGGAGACCACCGGCGCGGACCCCAACAGCGACGGCCTGCTCGTCATCCTCACCCCGCAGGACATGACCGAGCCCACCCAGACGGCGGATCGCCTCAAGGGCTACGCGAAGCTGCCGGGCAAGCCCGTGCTCGCGAGCTGGATGGGTGGCTCCGAGGTCGCCGCGGGCGAGCGCATCCTCAATGACGCGGGCATCCCGACCTTCAGCTACCCGGACACCGCCGCGCGCGTCTTCAACTTCATGTGGCGCTATTCGGACAACCTCGCCGGGCTCTATGAAACGCCCACCCTGGCGGAGGAGCCCACCGGCGGGGGCCGCGACGTGGCGCGCGCCCTGGTGGACGAGGCCCGCGCCGCCGGCCGCACCCTCCTGTCCGAATACGAGTCCAAGCGCCTGCTGGCCACCTACGGCATCCCCACCGTGGAGACGTGGCTCGCCACCTCCGAGGACGAGGCCCTGGAGAAGGCCCGCGGGCTGGGCTTCCCCGTGGTGCTCAAGCTGCACTCGCTCACGGTGACGCACAAGACGGACGTGGGCGGCGTGCGCCTGGACCTGCGCGACGAGGCCCAGGTGCGCCAGGCGTACCGCGCCATCCGCGACGCGCTCGCGGAGCGGGGCCTGTCGGACGCGTTCCACGGCGTCACCGTGCAGCCCATGGCGAAGCGGGACGGCTACGAGCTCATCCTGGGCAGCAGCCTGGACGCGCAGTTCGGGCCGGTGCTGCTCTTCGGCGCGGGCGGCACGCTGGTGGAGGTGTTCCAGGACCGGGCGCTCGGGCTGCCACCCCTCAACACCACCCTGGCGCGGCGGATGATGGAGCGCACGCGCATCCATCAGGCGCTCAAGGGCGTGCGCGGCCAGGCCCCGGTGGACCTGGGCGCGCTGGAGCGGCTGATGGTGCGCTTCAGCCAGCTGGTGGTGGAGCAGCGCTTCATTCGCGAGCTGGACATCAACCCGCTGCTCGTCTCCGGGGAGCGCATCGTCGCGCTGGATGCCCGCGTGGTGCTGCACCCGCCGGGCGTCACCGCCGCGGAGCTGCCGGGGCTCGCCATCGAGCCGTACCCGTACCAGTACGCGCAGTGGCTCACGCTGAAGAACGGCGAGCAGCTGATGGTGCGGCCCATCCGTCCGGAGGACGAGCCCGCCATGGGGCGCTTCCATCAGGCCCTGTCGGAGCAGACGGTGTTCATGCGCTACGCGGGCCTGATGAAGCTCAGCCAGCGCGTGGCCCACGAGCGGCTGGCGCGCATCTGCTTCAACGACTACGCGCGGGAGATGGCGCTCGTCGCGGAGCGGCGCTCGCCGGACTTGAAGGGCTCGGGGGAGATTCTGGCGGTGGGCCGGCTCACGCGCCTGCGCGGCACGAAGGACGCGGAGTTCGCCATCACCGTCAGCGACCCGGCGCAGCGGCTGGGCCTGGGAACGGAGCTGCTCCGGCGGCTCGTGGACATTGGCCGGGACTGGGGCCTGCGCCGCATCGTCGCGGACATCCTCACGCGCAACCGCGCCATGCAGGCCGTCAGCAAGAAGCTGGGGTTCACCCTCGTGGAGGACACGGAGCTCGCCCCGGACATGGTCAAGGCCGTGAAGGTGCTCGGCTGA
- a CDS encoding LysR family transcriptional regulator, translating into MRRVHETPTPPPAEVDLTGINLNLMVALDALLREAHVTRAAARVGLTQSAMSHALAQLRALLGDALLIRGRGGMVLTPRAEQLAAPLRRGLAELQRALRNEPPFEPATASRRFTVATRDYFGSVLLPGALELLGREAPGVDLSVRHVESSTFPALLETGEVDLVVVTPPVESGPGLRQQKLFTEDFVCVVRKDHPAVRRTLDLDTYLKLSHVLISPRGDGVGAVDVALAQRGLPPRRIALRVPYFLIAPLVVTRSDHVLTAPRRLIAAFSETYPLQVLAPPLPIPPFDIIQVWHERFDGDPAHQWLRGLVARAVGLRSENTRSSRRVRRASAS; encoded by the coding sequence ATGCGCCGCGTTCATGAAACCCCGACGCCTCCCCCCGCCGAGGTGGACCTCACCGGCATCAACCTCAACCTGATGGTGGCGCTGGACGCGCTGCTCAGGGAGGCCCACGTCACCCGCGCCGCGGCCCGCGTGGGCCTCACCCAGTCCGCGATGAGCCACGCGCTCGCGCAGCTTCGGGCGCTGCTGGGTGACGCGCTCCTCATCCGGGGCCGGGGCGGCATGGTGCTGACGCCGCGCGCGGAGCAGCTCGCCGCGCCGCTGCGGCGGGGGCTGGCGGAGCTGCAGCGCGCCCTGCGCAACGAGCCCCCCTTCGAGCCCGCCACCGCGTCGCGCCGCTTCACCGTGGCCACGCGCGACTACTTCGGCTCGGTGCTCCTGCCCGGAGCGCTGGAGCTGCTGGGCCGCGAGGCGCCCGGCGTGGACCTGTCGGTGCGGCACGTGGAGAGCAGCACCTTCCCCGCGCTCCTGGAGACCGGCGAGGTGGACCTGGTCGTCGTCACGCCGCCCGTGGAGTCCGGGCCCGGCCTGCGCCAGCAGAAGCTGTTCACCGAGGACTTCGTCTGCGTGGTGCGCAAGGACCACCCGGCCGTGCGCCGGACATTGGACCTGGACACCTACCTGAAGCTCTCCCACGTCCTCATCAGCCCGCGCGGCGACGGCGTGGGCGCGGTGGACGTGGCCCTGGCGCAACGCGGCCTGCCCCCGCGCCGCATCGCGCTGCGCGTGCCCTACTTCCTCATCGCGCCCCTGGTCGTGACGCGCTCCGACCACGTCCTCACCGCGCCCCGCCGCCTTATCGCCGCGTTCAGCGAGACCTATCCACTCCAGGTCCTGGCCCCGCCCCTGCCCATCCCCCCCTTCGACATCATCCAGGTCTGGCACGAGCGCTTCGACGGGGACCCCGCGCACCAGTGGCTGCGGGGACTCGTGGCGCGAGCCGTCGGACTGAGGTCGGAAAACACCCGGAGTTCACGACGGGTGCGGCGCGCGAGCGCTTCCTGA